The Acidimicrobiales bacterium genomic sequence TTCGACATGTCGGACATGGCCGACCTCCGCACCGCCGGGTTCTCGACCGGTCAGCGCAAGCGGTTGGCGCTGGCGCGAGCGCTGTTGCACGACCCGGAGATCCTCTTTCTCGACGAGCCCACCTCGGGCCTCGACCCCGCGGCCACCCGGGACGTGACCGACCTGATCGGCAGCCTGGCCCGCGAGCACGGTCGCACCGTGCTGCTCGCCACCCACTTCCTCGGGGAGGCCGGCCGGGTGGCCGACCGGATGGCGGTGCTGGACCGTGGCCGCCTCCGCGCCCTCGGCAAGCCCGACGACCTCGCCGCCGAACTGTGGGACGGCGTGCCCGCCGATCTCGACTTCGGCGGACCGGTGGCCCAGACCATCCTCGATCTCGTCGACAGCGTCGAAGGCGTCCTGCGCACCGAGGCCCGCGCGACCGGCGCGACCGTGGCCATCCGCGACCGCCGGACGATGGCCGCGATCCTCTCCACCCTGGCCGCCCACGAGATCGACGTGTTCGGGGCGACCGTGCGCCAGGCCTCGATGGAGGACGTGTACTTCGCCCTCGAATCCAGCTTCGTCGCGGAGCGCGCATGAGCACCTTCGTCGCGCCCGACACCCACGCCATCCGGGCGATCATCGCGCGGGACCTGCGAGCCGTTCGCCGCAGCAAGGCGGTCATCATCCCGATGCTCTCCGTGCCGGTGATCCTGATGGTCGTGCTGCCCCTCGTGGTCGGCTACGCGGCGCGCCGGGCCAGCCGCACGGGTGGCCGCATCGAGTTCCTCGACTCGCTGCCCTCGCAACTGGCCGAGCCGATCGCCTCGCTGCCCCAGGAGGAGCAACTGCTCACGCTCGTGCTCGGTTTTCTGCTCGCGCCCCTTTTCCTCATCGTGCCGCTGATGGTGTCGGCCGTCCTGGCCGCCGACGCGTTCGCGGGCGAGAAGGAGCGGCGGACCATGGAAACACTGCTGCACCTTCCGATCGCCGACCGCGACATGTTCATCGCGAAGTTCCTGACCGGCTTCCTCCCGGCCGTCGCCATCTCGTGGATCGGCTTTGCCGCCTTCACCGTCGTGGCCAACACCGTGTCCTACGGCATCGTCGACGGCCTCGTGGTGCCCAACGGGCTGTGGCTGATCGTGATCTTCTGGGTCGCGCCGGCCGTCGCCACGCTGGGACTCGGCATCATGGTGCGCGTGTCGGCCCGGTGCCGCACCACCCAGGAAGCGAACCAGTTGGGCGGTGCCGTGATCCTGCCGCTGGTGTTCGTGGCGGTCGGTCAATCCACGGGACTCCTCCTGGTCGACGCCGCCCTCGCGTTCACCATCGGCGCGGGCATCTGGGTCGTCGCCCTCCTGCTCGTGGTTCGCGGTGCCACCCGTTTCACCCGCGATCGGGTGGCGGGCGACAACTAGCGCGTCAGCAGGAAGAACTGCAGCGCGCCGGCCGCGAGAATCGCGAACAGCAAGAACGCGATCACCAGCGTCGTGCCACTTCTCATGCCAGTCCCCTCATGACGGTCGCTTTCCCAGTTGGACCGATGTGACGGCGCCCGGATTCGGGTTGCCGTCGAGCGCGGAGATGCGCACCTCGTCGCCCTCGGCCAGACCGAACTCGGCCGCCGCCGATGACCGGGCGACCGCAATCGACAGAAGGCCGCTCGAGTCGACCACCAGGCCCACGCGGCCGGTCGGCACGTCGTCGTAGGCGGCGGCCAACACGGCGACGCGCTCATCGCCACCGATGTTCACCATGAGGTGTTCGCCGAACAGGGCCACGTCGATCGGGTCGACATTGATCTGGCAGTTGCCGAAGCGGTCGACCCACAGGACTTCGCACACGAGGCTGTCGTTCTCGACCTGGCTGACAGGCAGGAGACCGGGCATGAGTCCGGCCGGTTCGATCTCGGGGCCGAGATCGGTGATCGATACTCCGTTGCAGAGATGGGCCGCGGCCGGGGCGAACACGTCGCGTCCGTCGAACGTGGCGCCGCCCGCAGTGTCGAGTCGGTGCTCGGGCGACGTGAGCTCCACGGCGCGCGTGGCGCCACCCACGAGTCCGACCGCCGGTGCGAGCAGGCCGTTGTCGGGGCCGACGAGATAGGACGCACCGTCGCCCACCTCGATCACGATCGGCCGGCGGCTCGTGCCGACCCCCGGATCGACCACGGCTACGACGACCCCCGGACACAGGTAGTTCGCGGCGCGGGCGAGCGCGAGCCCACCGGCGCGGGTGTCGAACGGCGCAATGCCGTGGGTGACGTCGACCACGGTCACGTGGGGGGCGATCGACCGCACGACCGAGTGAACGACGCCGACGAACTCGTCACCGTGCCCGAAGTCGGACAGGAAGGAGACGGTGTCGAATCGCGGATTCACCCCCACGACGCTACCGGCGGGACCGCGACGGTGGTCAGTCGGCCCCGAGCTCACGCGAGCGAGCAGCCGACGCCTTCACCACCTCACCGACGAGTCCGAGGAAGTCGGCGGCGGCGAACACGGCCAGGCCGGCCGCGGTGGTGCCGCCCTTCGAGGTCACGTTGGTCCGCAACACGGCCGGATCCTCGCCCGTCTCCGAGAGCAGCGCGGCCGCACCCAGCAGCGTCTGGCGGGCCAGGGCGTCGGCCGTCGCGGGCGGCAGCCCTTCGGCGATGCCGGCGGCGATCAGGGCCTCGGCCAGGTGGAACACGTAGGCCGGCCCCGAACCCGACAAACCGGTGACCGCGTCGAGTTGCTCCTCGTCGACGGTCACCACGAGCCCGACGGCGGCGAGGATGCCCGACGCCCAGGCGATGTCGTCATCCGTGGTGTGGGTGCCACCGGCGATGGCGGCCGCGCCCTTGCCCACGAGGGCCGGCGTGTTCGGCATGCACCGCACCACCGCGACGCCGTCACGTAGCCCCGCCTCGATCGCGGCAATGCGCACGCCGGCCGCGATCGACAGCACCCGCGACACGCCGGCGTCGGCCAGCCCGGGCAGCACGGCCGTCACCACATCGGGCTTCACCGCGATGACTGCGTCGACGCCGGCAAGCGGTGTCTCGCCGATCGAGAGGTCGGGCCATGACGTGGCGAGTTCGGCCCGCCGGCCGGCGCGCGGTTCGACGACATGGAACTCGTCGGCTCGTGCCCGACCCTGCTCGATCATTCCGCCGAGGAGCGCCTCGGCCATCTTTCCGCCGCCGATCATCTGGAGCTTCGTCACACGGCGCACCGTAGGCCAGAACGTGAACGACCCGGTGGGAGCAAGATCAGCGCACTTCCCCGAGCGCCTCGCACCCCCACCGGGTCTGAAACGAAACTACACGAAACTTACTGAAAAGCAAGCCCCTCTTGCGAAGTACCGTCGCATTGTTCAACCCTTGAACCGGGATGCATAGCCGAGCCGCATGGCCGGTCGGAAGATCAGTTCGACGGCGGCCCACATCGAGCCGAGGATGCGGTCGAGTTCGGCGTCGTTCACCGCCGCGACGGGGAGCGAGCCGCGCAGGTAGACGGCTTCCTCCTCACCGATCTCGAGATGAAGGCCGGTCAGCTTGCGATTGCGGCGCAGCAGGTGGGCGTAGAACTCGACCTCGTTCTCTTCCGGCGCCGGCATGAGGAAGGTCTCGTAGGAAAGGGTGCGCTGACCGAGCGTCCACCACGCGGTCCACACGTCCTTCTCCTCGCCCCGCAGGCGCACGAACCAGCGGACGATGTCGTCCTCGGAACGCTCGACCGCTTCGAGCGCCGGATTCTCCGCCATCTCGCCGGCGAGCCATTCGTCGATGTGCGCTTCGAGCGTGGCGAGTTCCTCGGGACTCGCGGGCGGTGACTGCACGCGTCAGGCCAGACAGTCGACGGGCGCGCGTCGGCCGAGGTCGAGATAGACCCGCCGCAGACGGGCGGCCATCGTGGTCCACGTGTAGGACAGCGCCGCGTCGGCCGCGTGACGGGACATCTCGTCGGCCAGCAGCGGCGAATCGAGGATGCGGCGCGTGGCCGCTGCGAAGTCGCGAGGATCGCGGCCGCTGATGCGGAATCCGGTGCGCCCTTCCTCGATGAGCGTGCGGAGCCCGCCCACGTCGGCAGCCACGACGGGTGTGCCACACGCGGCGGCCTCGAGGGCGACGAGGCCGAAGGACTCACTGCGCGACGGCACGAGACACACGTCGGCGGCCCGGTAGTAGGTCGACAGCACATGGTGGGGCTGCGGCGGAATCATGTCGACACGATCGGTGAGGCCCCGATCGGCGATGAGCTTCTCGATCTTGCGCACCTCGTCGTCGCCGTCGTTGCCGCTCGCACCGCCGACGATCAGCAGGCGCGCGTCGTCGTGTCCGAGCTCGGCCAACGCCTCGACGGCGACGTCGACACCCTTGAGCGGCTGGATACGACCGACGAACAGCAGCAGGGGCTCGGCGCCCAGACCGAGTGCGGTGCGGGCGCCGTCACGGGCACCCGGAGAGAAAAATGCATGGTCGACACCGGGGGGAACCACCTCGACGCGGTCGGGGTCGGCCCCGTAGTGGGTGACGAGCTCGTGGAGTTCGGTGACCGAATTCGCGGTGATGACGTCCGCGCAGCGGATGACCTCGGACTCGGCGTGGATTCGGCGCTGCGGCTCGGCGTCGCCCGTCTCGGCCTTGACTCGGGCCAGCGTGTGGAACGTGGTGACCAGCGGCAGGTCGAGCTGATGCTTGAGCCGGTGACCGGCCACGCCGGAGAGCCAGTAGTTCGCGTGGATCACGTCGGCCGGACGCTCGGCCAGGTCGCGCCCGACCGCGTCGGTGAACTCGTCGACGATGTCGGGGAGTTCTTCCTTGGCCATCCCGATCGGGCCCGCGTCGATGTGGACCACGCGGAACCCCGGTTCCACGTCGACGACCTCGGGCAGATCGTGGGTCCAGCGGCGGACGTAGACGGTTGCGTCGGTGCCGGCCTGCGCCAGCGACGACACGAGCTCGCGGATGTAGACGTTCATGCCCCCGGCATCGCCGTGGCCCGGCTGGACCAGGGGCGACGTGTGCAGGGAGAGGACCGCGACTCGACTCACGTCATGCTCCAACGCGCGAGACCGGGACGACATTCCCGGCCCCGTCGCAGGTCGAGCATGATCACGCCGGGGTGGCGGGCGGCTCTCCCGCTGCAATCCGACGGGCGAGTTCGCCGTTGAGCGCGTCGATGGTGGTGTGGAGCGACCGGCGGCTGCTCGAGAGTCGTTTCTCGAAGTCCCGCAGGCCGTGGATGGCGGTCGCGAGATCGTCGTCGCTCAGGCTGACGACGTCGGACATGACCGACGCGCTGACGACGTCGTCGAGCACGGCGCTCAACGGCACGACCACGTCGTCGGGCGGATCGAGCTCCTGCTCCACGCGGCCCGAGCCCGGCGCGCGGACACCGTCGCTCAGCAGTTCGGGGAGCCGCGCCACGAGGTCGGCCAGGTCGCCGCCGCCACCGTCGGCTCGGCGCTGGGTCTCCGCGACGATCACGTCGAGGCGACCCTGGGTCAACCGACGGACATAGGAGACGCCGTTCTCGAGGTCGGTGCACCTCGCTCGCTTGGCCCGGAGGTCGTTGGTCGCAACATCGGCCAGACCCGAGAGGAACTCGGGATCCAACACGTGTTGCAGATCAGGGATCATTCTTCGGCTCTCGACCTTCTGCGTCGTCGAATTCTCTGTCGTCGAATTCTCTGTCTTCGATCACTGTCGGCGGCAGCCTACCGGGACCGGCGCGGCCCGCCGGACCCGCCCGAGACGGGGGGCAGCACCGCCACCTCGTCGTCGTCGGAAACGGGGTGGCTCCGCTCCGTGGCTTCCCCGTTGCACCACACCGCGGCGGTGTCGAGCACGCCCGCGAACACTTCGCCGTACTCGGCCACTGCCGCGTCGAGCACCTCCCCCACGGTGGCACCGGCGAACTCGTCGGCTTTCGTACCGGCCGCCTCGCGGGCGGATGCGAACAAGCGAAGCTGTGCCATCGGACGCCACGGTAGCGGCGCCATCCCCACCGGTGTCAGTGCGCGCCGATACGGTCGGCATCGATCATGTTGAACGTGCTCCTCGCCCGACACGGGCAGTCCGAATGGAACGCGGCCGGCCGTTGGCAGGGGCAGGCCGACCCCCCGTTGTCCGACCTCGGCCGCGCCCAGGCCGCCGGCGCCGCCGACCAGCTCGGCAGCTTCGACGCGATCATCGCGAGCGACCTCGACCGGGCCCTCACCACCGCCATGATCATCGCCGACCGCCTCGGCGTCGGCCCGGTGCTCGTGGAGCCCGCCTTTCGCGAACGCCACGCCGGCGAGTACGAGGGCCTCACCCGCGAAGAGATCGACGAGCGCTTCCCCGGCAACCTCGACAACGGCATCTGGCCGCCGGGCTGGGAGCTCGACACCGACGTGCACGCGCGCGTGGCCGATGCCCTCGAGCGGGTCCGCGCCGAGATCGGCAGCGGCGACGTGCTGATCGTGTCGCACGGCGGAGTGATCTACAGCCTCGAGGGCCACCACGGCGCGCCCTACCAACGCATCGCCAACCTCGGCGCCCGCTGGTTCCACCACGACGACCGCGGCTGGCGCCTCGGCGAGCGCGTCCAGCTCTCGCCCGACGACGTCACCATCGAGAACCAGGACATCCTCTAGCGATGATGTCGTCTCGCTATCCCGTCGAGGTGATCCGGTCCGAGAAGCGGGTCAAGACCGTCTCGGCCCGCATCGTCGACGGGGTCATCCGCGTGCGTATCCCGTCGTGGATGTCGGCCGCCGATGAGCAGAAGTTCGTGGCCGACGTCGTCGAGCGCATCGAGCAGGAGCGTCGGTCGCACGCCATCGACCTGACCACCCGGGCCGCGGCGCTCGCCGAGCGTTTCGAGCTCCCCACCCCCGAGTCGATCCGGTGGTCCAAGACCCAACGCCAGCGCTGGGGGTCGTGCTCGGTGCATCGCGGCGACATCCGCATCTCCGACCGTCTCGTCGACGTGCCGCCCTGGGTGCTCGATCACGTCATCGTGCACGAGCTCGCCCATCTCGTCGTGGCCGACCACTCCCCCGCGTTCGAGGCGCTCGTCAACCGCAACCCGCTCGCCGAACGGGCCACCGGCTATCTCCTCGCCGTGAGCGAACGACTCGACCGCATCGATCAGACCGGTGCGGCCCCGGCCAGTGCTGATCAGGCCGGGGCCGACGACTACGACGAACTCGACGCCGCCGGCTGATCATCGCGGCGGCCGGCCAACCAGCCGGCCTCTTCAACGCCCAGCGGTGTGCTCGGCGGAGCATCGGTCCACACCCAGAGTTCCTCGGAGATCGCCCGCCAGTTCGCGGTGGCCCTCAGCTGACCGAGGATCGAGAACAGTCCCAGGTTGATTCGCTGGATCAGCGCGAACGTGGGCGGCACATTGGTGTGGCGAAGGATCTCGTGGGTCTTGGCGTCGAACGTCTGCCGCAACAGGCGGGCGCTGTACTCCGGTGTGACCGTGACCGGCTCGTTGTCGAGAATGAGCTCGTAGTAGGCGGCGAACCAGTCGAAGATCTCCTGGTCGGTGAACGGCGCACCCGGGCGCAGGACTTCCTGCGACTCGGCCGCGTCGCGGAACTGGGCGGGGTCACGGTCGATCATCGCCCTGATGAGCACCGCGAACTGATCGACCTCCTCGGCGGCGAAGTGCTTGACCAACCCGAAATCGAGGAAGGCGACCCGACCGTCGTCGGCCAGCATGTAGTTGCCGGGATGCGGGTCGCCGTTGAACACGTACTGGCGATTGAGGCTGCGGAAGACGAAGCGGTAGACGATCTCCGCGACCCGCTGGCGCTCCTCGAGCTCGGAGGTGAACGCGTCCTCGAACGGTCGCCCGGCCACGAACTCCGTCGTGAGCACGTTGCCCGTCGAGAGCTCCTCGATCACGGCCGGCACCCAGACGTGGGGGTGGCCCGCGTAGTAGTCGCAGAACAGTCGCTGGTTGGCGGCCTCCTGGCGATAGTCGAGCTCCTCGTTGATGCGATCCCGAAGCTCGGCGACCAGTTCGTCGGGGTTGAGGCCCGGGTAGACCATCCCGAGCAGCATCGCCAGCCGTTCGGTGTTGTCGAGATCTGCCGCGATGGCCTCGGCGATGCCCGGGTACTGGACCTTCACCGCCACTTCGCGGCCATCGAGGGTCGTCGCCCGATGGACCTGTCCTATCGACGCAGCTGCGATCGGCTCTGGCTGCACATCGGCGAAGAGCTCGTGGAGGGGGCGACCGAGCGAGCGTTCGATCTCGGTGAGGGCCAGATCCGACGGCATCGGCGGGGCGTCGGCGCGCAGCGTGGCCAGCGCCACGCGCATCGGCTCGGGCATGCCGTCGTCGAGATAGCTCGCCATCTGGCCGAGCTTCATCAACGCACCCTTCATCTCGCCGAGAGCGCCGACCACGTCGTCGGCCTCGCGCCGTTCGAGTTCGGCCTGGAGCCGACGCCGTGTCTCGTCCGAGGCAAGACGAGAACGAGCCCTCGTGACGCCGCGGTCCGTCGCGCGACGGGCGACGAGACGTCCCATCGCCACGCGGCGGCGGCCCTTGCTGACGGCGCTGATCGGCGATTCGCCGGCCGGCTGTCGCACCCGCCGCCACGCCAGGGCGCCGAGCACGACACCCATGAGCGCAGCGACGGGGGCCAGCCGCTTCATGTCAGACCGGGTCGGTCGGGACATCGCTGCTTGGTTCAACAGTGTCCAGACCGGCCACGAGGGCTTCGGCGGCGTCGAGGTCGTCGGCGTCGAGCGCCTCCAGCGCCCCGGCAACGCTGTCGAGGTCGGCCTCGAACCCGTCGAGCGTCTCCTCGCCGGCGAGGGCGGGGGCGGCCGGCACGTCGTCGGACTGGGAGTTGGACACCTCGTGCTCCTGCATCCCGGCGAGACTAGCGAGCACCCGGGTCACTCGGCATCGGCCCCGACGGTTTGGCCACGACCCGACC encodes the following:
- a CDS encoding M48 family metallopeptidase is translated as MMSSRYPVEVIRSEKRVKTVSARIVDGVIRVRIPSWMSAADEQKFVADVVERIEQERRSHAIDLTTRAAALAERFELPTPESIRWSKTQRQRWGSCSVHRGDIRISDRLVDVPPWVLDHVIVHELAHLVVADHSPAFEALVNRNPLAERATGYLLAVSERLDRIDQTGAAPASADQAGADDYDELDAAG
- a CDS encoding ABC transporter ATP-binding protein, which gives rise to MTASDHASITTRALSRSFDDRIAVDGLDLDVHRGEVLALLGPNGAGKTTTVRMLNGVLTPDRGEVRVLGLDPTVDGDEVRRRTGVLTENAGLDDRLTARENLEYTARMRGYSNAESRSRVDAQLGRFDMSDMADLRTAGFSTGQRKRLALARALLHDPEILFLDEPTSGLDPAATRDVTDLIGSLAREHGRTVLLATHFLGEAGRVADRMAVLDRGRLRALGKPDDLAAELWDGVPADLDFGGPVAQTILDLVDSVEGVLRTEARATGATVAIRDRRTMAAILSTLAAHEIDVFGATVRQASMEDVYFALESSFVAERA
- a CDS encoding ABC transporter permease subunit; the protein is MSTFVAPDTHAIRAIIARDLRAVRRSKAVIIPMLSVPVILMVVLPLVVGYAARRASRTGGRIEFLDSLPSQLAEPIASLPQEEQLLTLVLGFLLAPLFLIVPLMVSAVLAADAFAGEKERRTMETLLHLPIADRDMFIAKFLTGFLPAVAISWIGFAAFTVVANTVSYGIVDGLVVPNGLWLIVIFWVAPAVATLGLGIMVRVSARCRTTQEANQLGGAVILPLVFVAVGQSTGLLLVDAALAFTIGAGIWVVALLLVVRGATRFTRDRVAGDN
- the proC gene encoding pyrroline-5-carboxylate reductase; protein product: MTKLQMIGGGKMAEALLGGMIEQGRARADEFHVVEPRAGRRAELATSWPDLSIGETPLAGVDAVIAVKPDVVTAVLPGLADAGVSRVLSIAAGVRIAAIEAGLRDGVAVVRCMPNTPALVGKGAAAIAGGTHTTDDDIAWASGILAAVGLVVTVDEEQLDAVTGLSGSGPAYVFHLAEALIAAGIAEGLPPATADALARQTLLGAAALLSETGEDPAVLRTNVTSKGGTTAAGLAVFAAADFLGLVGEVVKASAARSRELGAD
- a CDS encoding MoaD/ThiS family protein, whose amino-acid sequence is MAQLRLFASAREAAGTKADEFAGATVGEVLDAAVAEYGEVFAGVLDTAAVWCNGEATERSHPVSDDDEVAVLPPVSGGSGGPRRSR
- a CDS encoding AarF/ABC1/UbiB kinase family protein, with product MSRPTRSDMKRLAPVAALMGVVLGALAWRRVRQPAGESPISAVSKGRRRVAMGRLVARRATDRGVTRARSRLASDETRRRLQAELERREADDVVGALGEMKGALMKLGQMASYLDDGMPEPMRVALATLRADAPPMPSDLALTEIERSLGRPLHELFADVQPEPIAAASIGQVHRATTLDGREVAVKVQYPGIAEAIAADLDNTERLAMLLGMVYPGLNPDELVAELRDRINEELDYRQEAANQRLFCDYYAGHPHVWVPAVIEELSTGNVLTTEFVAGRPFEDAFTSELEERQRVAEIVYRFVFRSLNRQYVFNGDPHPGNYMLADDGRVAFLDFGLVKHFAAEEVDQFAVLIRAMIDRDPAQFRDAAESQEVLRPGAPFTDQEIFDWFAAYYELILDNEPVTVTPEYSARLLRQTFDAKTHEILRHTNVPPTFALIQRINLGLFSILGQLRATANWRAISEELWVWTDAPPSTPLGVEEAGWLAGRRDDQPAASSSS
- a CDS encoding glycosyltransferase, with the translated sequence MSRVAVLSLHTSPLVQPGHGDAGGMNVYIRELVSSLAQAGTDATVYVRRWTHDLPEVVDVEPGFRVVHIDAGPIGMAKEELPDIVDEFTDAVGRDLAERPADVIHANYWLSGVAGHRLKHQLDLPLVTTFHTLARVKAETGDAEPQRRIHAESEVIRCADVITANSVTELHELVTHYGADPDRVEVVPPGVDHAFFSPGARDGARTALGLGAEPLLLFVGRIQPLKGVDVAVEALAELGHDDARLLIVGGASGNDGDDEVRKIEKLIADRGLTDRVDMIPPQPHHVLSTYYRAADVCLVPSRSESFGLVALEAAACGTPVVAADVGGLRTLIEEGRTGFRISGRDPRDFAAATRRILDSPLLADEMSRHAADAALSYTWTTMAARLRRVYLDLGRRAPVDCLA
- a CDS encoding histidine phosphatase family protein yields the protein MLNVLLARHGQSEWNAAGRWQGQADPPLSDLGRAQAAGAADQLGSFDAIIASDLDRALTTAMIIADRLGVGPVLVEPAFRERHAGEYEGLTREEIDERFPGNLDNGIWPPGWELDTDVHARVADALERVRAEIGSGDVLIVSHGGVIYSLEGHHGAPYQRIANLGARWFHHDDRGWRLGERVQLSPDDVTIENQDIL
- a CDS encoding YbjN domain-containing protein; this translates as MQSPPASPEELATLEAHIDEWLAGEMAENPALEAVERSEDDIVRWFVRLRGEEKDVWTAWWTLGQRTLSYETFLMPAPEENEVEFYAHLLRRNRKLTGLHLEIGEEEAVYLRGSLPVAAVNDAELDRILGSMWAAVELIFRPAMRLGYASRFKG
- a CDS encoding SAM-dependent chlorinase/fluorinase; protein product: MNPRFDTVSFLSDFGHGDEFVGVVHSVVRSIAPHVTVVDVTHGIAPFDTRAGGLALARAANYLCPGVVVAVVDPGVGTSRRPIVIEVGDGASYLVGPDNGLLAPAVGLVGGATRAVELTSPEHRLDTAGGATFDGRDVFAPAAAHLCNGVSITDLGPEIEPAGLMPGLLPVSQVENDSLVCEVLWVDRFGNCQINVDPIDVALFGEHLMVNIGGDERVAVLAAAYDDVPTGRVGLVVDSSGLLSIAVARSSAAAEFGLAEGDEVRISALDGNPNPGAVTSVQLGKRPS